AGCAGTCATCAGGGCGAGGGAGGGATTCCGGAGACCTGTTTCGCATGACACGCTCCCTCCTCCTGGCACTCGGCCTGTTGCTGGCTGCGCCCCGGCCCTCCGCGATGGGCGCCGCGACGGCCGGCTTCCCCACCGAAGACGACTTCGTCGTAGTGTCCGACCCCGCGTCGCCGCGCGTGGCCTATGCCCTCCAGCGCGAGAGGGGGCGCCTGACGGTGGTGGTCGAGGCGGCCGCAGACGGCGAGCCGACGGTAGCGCTGGGGCTCCACGGCGCGGCCACCCTCGTCCTGTCGGACAAGGATGCCGTCGTCAGGCGAAGCGACGGAGCCGTCCGCTTCACGTTCTCGGCGCCGGGCGACTGGTCGGCGTTGCGCCTGGGCCTCGCCGTGGCCTGGGCGGGCGGGCCGTTCGGCCAGCCCCGCCAGCGCGAGCGCTTCCGCCACACCGGCGGCGCGCCCCATGCCCCGCTCTCGACGAATCCGGCCGACTGGCTTCCCCTCGACCTCGCCGAGCACGAGGCCCTGGTGGCCGACCGCCGCAAGCGCATCGCGTTCGACTTCGAGCAGCCGATGGAGGGCAAGGCCACGATCGTCCTCGAGGACGCCGCCGGGCAGCGCGTCCGCAACCTGCTCGCCGGCCGGCCCCTGGCCAGAGGCCGCCACCGCATCCCCTGGGACGGCCTGGACGAGCAGGGCAACGTGGCCTCGGCGGGGACCTATCGCTGGCGGGCCATCAGCCACCCCGGCGTGCGGCCCGAATACCTCTTCTCCTTCTGCAACGACGGCAATCCCCCCTGGCGCACCGGCTCGGGCACCGACATGTGGGGGCCCGACCACAGCACCCTCACCGCGGCCGCGGCGGGCGACGAGTGGACCTTTCTCGGCGGCTCCTGCGCCGAGTCGGGCTACGCCATGGTCGCCGTGGACGCCGCGGGCGTGAAGCGCATGCACTACAACCAGGTGCACGGCACCGGGCTGTGGAAGATCGCGCTCGCCGCCGGCGGCCGCTTCCTCTACGCCGCCCACGACGGCTTTGCCTGGGGCCAGCACGTGGATCGCAAGAAGCCCGACTGGAAGGCGCCGATGAGCCTCACCCTCATGCGCTTCGACGTCAAGAGCGGCCAGGTCGTGCCGTTCCCCGGGAACCAGCGCTTTGCCGTGGTGAGCACGCTGGAGGTCGGGCCAGGCTCCGCGAACCCCAAGTGGGAGGGGGCGGCCCTCGGCGGCCTGGCCTTCCTCGATGGCAAGCTCTACGTGAGCAACCGAGCCAGCAACGCCGTCGTCGTGCTGGATGCCGAGACGGCGAAGAAGGTGGACGACATTCCCCTCGACGGCCCTGGCGCCTTGGCGGCCCACGCTGGGCGACTCCTCGCGGTCTCGAAGAACGCCATCGTCCGCGTTGACCCCGTTTCGAAGAAGGCCGAGCGCGTGGTCGCCGGCCTCGGGTCCCCCGAGGGCGTCGCGGCCGACGCCGCCGGCCGCGTCTACGTGAGCGACGGCCAGAGTCACACCGTGCGCGTCTTCGACGCCGGCGGCAGGGCTCTCCGCGAGATCGGGAAGCCCGGCGGTCCCTACGCCGGCCCGTACGACCCTGAGCGGATGGTCCACCCCCGCGGCCTCGCCGTCGCGCCCAACGGCTGGCTGTGGGTCACCGAGGAGCGCTGGAACCCCAAGCGTGCCGTGGCCTGGGACCTCGCGGCCGCCAAGGTGGCGAAGGAGAAGTTCGGCCCCACCGCCTACGGGGCCAGCGAGGCCGGGTTCGACGAGGCCGACCCCACCCGCTGGATCGGCCAGGGCGCCGCCTGGAAGCTCGATTTCGCGCGCAAGGGCGCAGCGCCCACCAGCATCCTCTTCACGCGTCCGGGGCACGTGGGCGGCTTCTTCAAGCAGGCCCAATACGCCTTCCACCGGCAGGACGGGCGAACGTTCGTCGTCGGCCTCGGCGGCGTGACCAGCATCTCGGAGCTTCGCCCCGACGGCACCTTGCGCGACCTGGCCTTCGTGGGCTCCACCCACCGCCTCTGCTTCGCCTGCGACTGGAATCCGCCCGCGGCCTTCGTCGAGGCGTTCGACGCCGCCTACCCCACCCGCAAGGGCAAGCACGCCGACAAAGGCCCCGGCGTGCTGTGGGTGGACTCCAACGGCGACGGCCTCTGCCAGGCCGACGAGTTCGACTTCTCGACCGAGAGCGACCACTTCGCCGGCGCCTACTGGGGCCACCGCCTGCACGACCTGACGATCCGCGTGCCGGCCACCGTCCGGGGCCGCCGCGTGCTCGTGACGCTCGAGCCCCAGGGCTTCCTGCCGAGCGGCGCCCCGAAGTACCCGAAACTCAACGCCGCCTGCGCCGCCGCGAAGCCCGTGGACCTCGGCGGCAATGAGATCGAGACCGCCGTGGACCGCTTCGGCCGCGTGGTGGCCAACAGCGACCCCGAGATGAAGTGCTTCGCGCCCGACGGCCGCACGCTCTGGGCCTACCCCAACCGCTGGACCAACGTGCACGGCTCGCACAACGCGCCCCTGCCCGAGACCGGCGTGATGCAGGGCGCCCTCTACTTCCTCGGCATGGCACGCTTCGACGACCAGGCCGACGTCTTCGTGATGAACGGCAACCACGGGCGCTTTTTCGCCCTCACCTCCGACGGCTTCTACCTCGACGAGATGTTCAAGGACGTGCGGATGGGCGCCGCCATTGACGCCTATCTCATCGGCGGCGAGTGCTTCGGCGGCTTCTTCGGCCGGGCCGCCCCCGACGGCACGTTCTACCTCCAGAGCGGCCACACCGACTACCGCCTCTTCCGCCTCCACGGCCTCGCCGAGGCGCGACGCAGCCAAGGCACGGTCACCGTCGCGCCCGAGCAGGCCATCGCCGCCGCCAACAACCAGGTGCGCACCGCCGCCAGCGCCGCCGCCGGCGTACGCGAGGCCGCCGGCCCGTTCCGCTCCACGCCCCCAACCATTGACGGCAACGACGGCGACTGGCCCCGCAGCCCGGCCGTCCGCTGGGACAAGTCGGGCAAGTTCCCCGTCACCGCGCGCATCGCCTGGGACGCGCGATGCCTCTACCTCTTCTATCACGTCCAGGACCCCTCGCCGTGGGTGAACGAGGGCAAGGACTGGACGGCTCTGTTCAAGACCGGCGACTCCGTGGACCTCCAGCTCGGCGCCGACCCGAAGGCCGATCCCACCCGCCGCGGCCCCGTGCCGGGCGACCTGCGGCTCCTCCTCGCCCCGTTCCAGGGCAAGCCCGTAGCCGTGCTCTACCGCCACCGCGCGCCCGGCGCCGCCGACCCCGTCACCTTCACCTCCCCCTGGCGCAGCGAGAAGGTGGACTCGGTGGCCCTCGTGGACGGGGCGAAGATCGCCGTGACGAAGGGGGCGGACGACTACCGCGTCGAGGCCGCCATCCCTCTCGCTGCGCTGGGGCTGAAGCCGCCCGGCGTGTTCCGGGCCGACTTCGGCGCCCTCTACGGCGACCCCAGCGGCGCCATCACCATGCTCCGCTCGTACTGGGCGAACCAGGCCACGGGCCTCGTGAACGACGTGCCCGGCGAAATCATGCTCCACCCCAACCTCTGGGGCACCCTGAAGCTGGAAGGAGCTCAGGAATGACGACACGCTGCTCCTGGCTCCTCGTGGCGGCCCTTGCCTCATCGTGCGGCGCCGCACAGCTCGTGTGCGAAGGCATCCTCGGCAACTCGGGCGAGCAGGGCGAGACCCTCGTCCGCTTCGCCACCGCGCGCCCCGCCCGCGGCATGGGCGTGGCGGTGGACCGCTTCGGCTCGCTGTGGGACCGCGCGGGCGCAGGCCGCCTCAACCGCTACGCGCCCGACGGCCGCCTGCTCGCCCACTACCGCATCCCAGACCACACCGGCAGCAACGACCAGATCGCCCTCGTGGGCGACACCGTGGTGCTCCTCCTCGGCGATCAGCTCTACGCCCTGCCGATCACCGCCGCGCCTGGCAGCGAGGCCGCGAGCCTGGGCCTCCAGGCCCAGTGCATCTCCTTCGGCGCACACCAGGGCCGCATCGCCGCCGCCACGAAAGCCGACATCCTGCTCGTGGACCCCGCGACCCGCGACGCGAGGAAACTCGCGGCCTTCCCCGGCGTGCAGGCCCTCGACTTCGCCCCCGACGGCGCTCTGCTCGTCATGGCCGACTGGCGGGTCCACAAGCTGGCGGACGGCAAGCCCGTCTCCGACGGCTGGCCGAAGGGCTCGCCCGGCGAGCGCATGCAGTGCCTCGACGGCGGCGTCTTCGGCCACGCCTGGCACGGCACCATCCGGCGCTTCACCGCCGACCTCGAGCCCGCGCCGGGAGTCGTCCTGGGCGGGGCCTCGGGCAGCTTCATCGGCCACCTCGACCAGAACTCCGAGCTGAGCAACGGCCGCGGCATGGCTCTGGTGCGCCCGGGGCTCTTCGCCGTGTCCGGCCTCGGCGGCATCCTGCACCTGATGGCCTGGGACGCCGAGCGGCAGCAGATGACGCTCGTGCGCCGCATCGGCGCCGTGCCCGCCTGCCGCGGCATCGGGCTCGACCGCGAGGGCAACGTGTGGTGGCACGCCGGCTCGTGGAAGTGGGCCGACCGCCCCGACACCCCGCTGCGCTTCGGCGTGAACGCGCCCGAGCACCCAGGCGTGGCCCAGGTGGCCATGCTCGACAGCGACTCGATGGTCGCCCCCGGCAACCTGTGGGGCAAGCCCGCCTTCTACTACGGCCCCCTCACCCGCGAGGTGCAGGGCCAGCGGGTGGAGCAAGGGTGCGGGCTCAAGAACGACCGCGTCGGCTGCGCCGTCTACAAGAGCAAGGGCGCTCTCACCCTGCTCGCCACCAACGAGGCAGGGGAGGGGCAGGCATTCGCCATCGGCGCCGACGGCCGCTACGAGCGCGACCTCGGCGCCGTGGCGCTCAAGGCGGCGGCGCCTGTGAAGGCGTGGACGAGTCTGGCCATGAAAGGCCCCGACACGCTGCTCGGCGCGGCCGACGGCCACGTGGTCGAGATGGCCCGCGACGGCAACGATTGGAAGGAGACCCGCCGCTGGCGAGCCGATTTCGGCCCCGCGGTCTGGATCGCCGCCGATTCGGGAAAACTGTGGGTGGCTGACCGCGACCGCCATCGCGTTGTGGTGCTCGACCTCGCCACCGAGAAGGCCCTCGCCTCCTTCGGCACGCCCGACAAGGCGGGGGCCGACCTCGCGTCGCTTGCCGGCCCCACGGTGATCGCCGCGCGCGGCGAGCGCGCCGTGGTCTACGATGCGGGCAATCAGCGCCTGGTCAAGCTCGCCCTGCCCCGCGCACAGTTGACCGGAAAGGCGCCGCACGCCATAATGGCGGTCGCGAGCGGAGCGTCGGACCACTGGCTTTTCCGCCGACCGTGAGGATGGAGACAAGGGAATCACGATGGCAATCACCTTGAGACGGGCCGCATGGCTCTGGGTCGTCGCCGGCTGCGTGTCTGCACACGCAGGCGAGGTCGTGATGCACACCGAGGTGTGGGACAATACGCCCGAGGCGTTCGAGCGGTTCGACCAGCGGATCCGCGACTATCGGGGCCGCAACCTCCTCGGGCGCAAGGGCGTGGCCGTCGTGCCCGACCGGGGAAACACCATCGGCGGCGTCCCGTGCCTCCACGACGGCGACGCCGGCGAGCGGGGCGGGGAGGGCCGGGCCAACGTGAACGGCTCGCCCTCCGTCGTCGCCTTCTACCTCGGCCAGCCGAAGCCGATCACGCAGGTGGGCGTCTTCAGCTTCAACGGCGACCGCCGGGCGAACCAGGACTTCGAGGTGCGCTTCGCCGACAACAGCGCGAACCCGGGCAAGCTGCCCCAGTTTCCCGAAGGGCCGCACCTCACGTCGGGCGACAAGATTCTCGGCCGCAACGGCGGCGGCTTCCACACCTGGTTCGTCGAGAAGGGCGGCGGCACACTCGTGCCCGGCAAGGCCGACTGGGTGGAGTTCCGCCTCTGGCGCACCTACAGCGTCGAGGCGGGCCAGCCCGCGAAGACCGACAGGCCGAATGGCTGGTCGGCCATCGTCGAGCTCGAGGTCTTCGGCGACGAGGGCGATGTGGTGACGCCTTCGAAGGAGGAACTCGACCGCCGCGCCGCCCTCAAGAAGGCGCCCAGACAGCCCGCCTACGAGAAGAAGGCCACCTGGCAGGAAACGATGATCGCCGCCCGCGAGGGCATCGTGCGCTGGGAGACCGAGCTGGACCTCCTCGTGGCCCCCGACGCGGGGGTGACGTTCGGCCCGTGGCACCTCATCGGCCCCTTCGCGGCCGGCAGCAAGGAGGCGCGGGAGACCGAGGGCGCCCGCAGGATTGACCTCGCCAAGGGCTGGCGGCAACTCCCCGAACTCAAGGACGGCGCGATGGCCGAACTGGCCAGGCCGCTGAACGCGAAGCCCGGCGAGATGATCTTCCTGTGCCGCACGGCCAGGATCGAACGCGTGCTCGACCGCCAGAACCCCTTCGCCATCGGCCTCGGCCTGGGCGCCGGCCGCGTGAGCCTGCTGCCCCATCGCCGCACCGTCGCGGCCCGCCGGCCCGACGAGCCCGCCGCGCCCAACCAGGTCACCTGGGCCTTGCAGGACGGGCAGGGCGACTACCAGGTGCTCGCCGCGCTGCCCGTGGCCGCCGACGGCACCGCCGCCTTCTGGTTCACGCCCCAGCCGCCGGGCACCCGGCCCGGCGCGGGCAGCGACAACCACCGCATCGGCCGCCGCGAGGCGCTCTACGAACAGCTCAAGAAGGACTTCCCCGACCCCGTGAGCGTCAAGCAAATCGCCTGGGAACAGGAAGACAGCATCTGGATCGCCTTCGAGCGGCGCGCGATGTCCAACTACCAGAAGTTCCTGAGCGATTGGGTGCCGGGGAATCCCCTCTTCCTCGTGCGGCAGTATACCGAGGCCGCCGACCTCCGACGCGCGAAGCTCGAGAAAGCGCTGCTCGCCGAACCCGATGCACTGAGGGCGAGCGTGGGGCGCTGGCTGGAGGCCGCCAGAGGCGCCGCGACGCCCAGCGACGTCGCCGCCGCCCGCGCCCGCTACTACGCCCTCGCCACCGTGCAGGAGGCCGTGGCCGAGGCCCACCGAGTCGAGTCCATGCGCCTCGCTGTCGAGGACCAGCGCGAGACCTTCGGCGAGCGCTACCCCAAGGCGGCCGAGTACCTGGCCCGCATCGCCGCGCTCGCGGGGCAAGCGGACGCTGCGCTCGCCGCCGCGCTGGCCGGAAGGGCCGACGCCCTGGCCGCCGTCCTGGGCGTCCGCGCCGAGGCCGACCAGGCGAGCAGCGAGATTCTGCTGGCGAATCCGCTGCTCGTGGGCATGGACAAACTGCTCCTCGTGCGCGGCGGCCCCGGCTTCACCTCCAACTGGAGCGGCCCCAACAGCCTGGGCAGCGAACTCGTCGTGCTCTCGCCCGTGCGGCCCGACGGCGAGGTGAAGGTGATCCACACCGCCCAGGGCAGCCTGAGCAATTTCGACCTCCGCTTCGACGCGGCGAAGATCCTCTACTCCAACGGCCGCCACCTCTTCGAGGTCAACGCCGACGGCACCGGCCTCCGCCAGATCACGAACCAGGCCGACCCCCACGTGTTCCACTACGACCCCTGCTACCTGCCCGACGGCAACATCCTATTCGTCTCCACCGCCTGCGAGCAGGCCGTGCCCTGCACCGGCCAGTGGTACGTCGGCAACATCCATCTGACGGACGCCGAGGGCAGGAACGAGCGGCGCATCACGTTCGACCAGGACCATAGCTGGAACCCCACCGTTCTCAACAACGGCCGCGTCGTCTACACCCGCTGGGAGTACACCGACACGCCGCACTACTTCAGCCGCCTGCTCTTCCACATGAACCCCGACGGCACCGAGCAGATGGAGTACTACGGCAGCAACTCGTATTGGCCCAACGCCATGTACTGGCCGCGGCCCATCCCGGGCCACCCGACCGCGATCGCCTGCATCGTCTCCGGCCACCACGGCGTGGGGCGGATGGGCGAGTTCCTGCTGCTCGACCCGGCCAAGGGCCGCCAGGAGGCCGACGGCGTGGTGCAACGCATCCCCGGCCGCGGGCAGCGGGTCGAGCCGATCATCGAGGACGGCCTGGTCAGCGAATCGTGGCCCCGCTTCGCCATGCCCTGCCCGCTCGCCGAGCCCGAGACCAACCTCGGGGCGGGCAAGTACTTCCTCGTCACCTGCAAGCTCACCCCCTGGTCGCCCTGGGGGCTGTACCTCGTGGACGTGTTCGACAACATGACCCCGCTGCTGATGGGCGGCTACTCGATGGCCACGCCGCTCCGCCCGCGGCCGCGGCCCCCCGTGATCCCGCCCAAGGTGGACCTCGCCAGCCGCGAGGGTGCAGTGTACATGGTGGACATCTATTCCGAAGGCAACCTCAAGGGCTATCCGCGCGGCTCCATCAAAGCGCTCCGCGTCGGCACCCACCACTACCGCTACGGCGACAACGGCGACACCTATGCCTCGTCGCACGACGGCGGGTGGGACGTCAAGCGCATCCTCGGCACCGCGCCCGTCTACCCCGACGGCTCGGCCCACTTCCTCGTGCCCGCGAACACGCCCATCTTCATCCAGCCGCTCGATGCGGAGGGCAAGGCCGTACAGACCATGCGAAGCTGGTTCACGGCCATGCCCGGCGAGACCCTCTCGTGCACCGGCTGCCACGAGCGGCAGAACACCGTGCCGCGCAACATCCTCACCGAGGGCGTCAAGCGCCGCCCCGTCGCCCTCACGCCCTGGCACGGCCCCGCCCGCGGCTTCAGCTTCGACCGCGAGGTGCAGCCCGTGCTCGACCGCCGCTGCGCCGGCTGCCACGACGAGAAGCACCGCCTCGACCTCCGCGCCAAACGCCTCCACAAGAACCCCGGCGACCGCTACAGCCCGGCCTACATCAACCTCGCCCGCTACGTGCGTCGCGCCGGCTACGAGGCCGACTACCATCTCGCCGCCCCCGCCGAATGGGAGGCCACCACCAGCCACCTCGTCCAGATGCTCAAGAAGGGCCACAACAACGTCCAGCTCACGCCCGACGAGTGGGAGCGCCTCTACGCCTGGATTGACTTCAACGTGCCCTATCCCGCCAACTGGCGCGAGAGCCACCGCCCGCCCACCGACGAACAGGTCGAGCGCCGCGCGAAATACAAGAAGCTCCATGCCAACCTCGACGATCAGGACGAGGCCCCGCTCCCCCTGCCCGAGGTCGTCGCCTTCGAGCCGCCGGCCCCCGAGCCGCCGCGGCCCGCCCCCGTGCAGCTCGACGGCTGGCCCCTCAAGCCCGAGGACGCCGCGCGCCTCCAGCGCGAGACGAAGCTCGACACGCTGGCCCTCGACCTCGGCAGCGGCGTGACCATGACGCTCGTGCCCGTGCCCGCGGGCAGGTTCGTCATGGGCGACGTGGCCGGCTTCCCCGACGAGTTTCCTGAGACGGTCGCCGTCATCGCCCAGCCCTTCTACATCGGCCAGTTCGAGGTCACCAACGAGCAGTACGCGCAGTTCGACCCCGCCCACGACAGCGCGTACATGGACGGCCGCGGCAAGGACCGCTTCACCCGCGGCTACCCCGTGAACGAGCCGAGGCAGCCCGTCATCCGCGTCACATGGCACCAGGCGATGGCCTTCTGCGACTGGCTCTCGCGCAGGACCGGCCAGCGGGTCACGCTGCCCACCGAGGCCCAGTGGGAGTGGGCCTGCCGCGCCGGCACGGCCACGCCCTGGAGCTTCGGCGCGAAGGCCAACAGCGTGGCCAACTTCGCCGACGCCTCCATCGCGGGCTGGAACTGGGGCCGCTGCGAGCCCGACTACTCCGACGGAGCGCGCTTCAGCGTGCCCGGCGGCCAGTTCAAGCCCAACGCCTGGGGCCTCTACGACATGCACGGGAATGTGGCGGAGTGGACGCTCAGCAGCTACCGGCCCTACCCCTACCACCCGGGCGACGGGCGCGACGACCCGCGGTCGGGCGAGCCCAAGGTCGTGCGCGGCGGCTCGTGGAACGATCTGCTGGCCTTCGGGCGCTCGGCCTCGCGGTGGGGCTATCCGCCGCACCAGCCGGTCTACAACGTCGGCTTCCGCGTGGTGGTCACCCCCGAGCGCAAGGTGGCCCTTCAGCCAGCGGCGCGGTGAGTCGCCCGCCACGATTCCAGCTCATCAGGGCTCAGCGATCCTGACGCGGCGGCCGTTGGGTCAGCGTGCGGCCGGGCTGCGGCGCCAGCGAGGGCCACCCCATAACCCTCTATGCCGCAATGGCTTACACTCTCCGCTCACTCGCCCTCCCATACTTGCTCATCCCGCGGGTGAGCAAGTATGGCCGGAGCCGCGAGAATCGCCGATTCTCGCCCATCTGCCCATACCTGCTCACTCCCCCCTCTCAGGGTTGAGCAAGTATGGGCGGGCGCGCCCGCCAGACCCCGAAGAGCCACGATTCCGAGTCAGAGCCCGCGAATCTGCCATAGGCGAGGCATCCCTGCCCCGCGAGATGGGAGGCAAGAGCCACGCGGGGCACAGAGGCCCCGCCCACACGGATTCAGAACCGCGGCGGGTCATTCAGGGCCGGAGCACCAGCTCCTTGTCGCCGTCGAGCGTCACTTTCTCCTCCTTGCCGCCGGCCCGGACGGTGTAGGCGGCGCAGGGGAGCTTGTCCCTGCCGTTCACGCGGTACTCGGGCAGCATGGCCTTGGCGAGGCCGGCGTCGTCGGTCCTGAGCTTCGCGGCCTCGCGGCCGTCCGAGTCGGACGTGACGACGGCCTCTGCGCCCTTGAGCGGCTGGCCCGCGGCGTCGGTGAGCTTCACGGTGAGGGTCCAGCCCACGAGATAGGTGGGCGTGCCGGTGCCGTCGAGGGCGACGCCGAAGGCGCAGTTCTCGAAGCGGTTCGAGTAGAACTCGGTGTCGTTGGCCGTGTACTTCCACCAGCCCATCTTGACGGGCTGGAAGTCGGCCGGGGCGTTGGGGGCCTTGGCGATCGTGTTGTTGTAGAAGCGGTGGAAGCGCGAGGGGCCGTAGCGCCCGCCGAGCCAGATGGCCGGCACGTTCGACGTGATGCGGTTGCTGAACCAGTCGGCCCCGCTCTTCACGCCGCTGATGAAGATGGCCGCTGTGGCCACGTTGCTCTTCGGGTCCGGGCAGTCCACCGTGATCTCGTTGTCGTAGATGTGGTTCGTGCCGCCGCCGCAACTGTAGTGGAAGCCGTAGGCGGCGGGGATGTAGCGGTCGAACTGCGGATAGGCCCGCGCCGTGACGTGGAGGGTGTTGTGGTGCACGCGGTTGTTGTAGCAGCCGTCGGGGCTGCCGGGGTCGCGGTCGTAGTCGCTCATGCGGATGGCGTTCTGGCTCCAGTCGGAGTAGCGGTATTCGCAGTTGGGCGGCGCGGTGGCGATCTGGAAGGAGTTGTGGTGCACCTCGTGGTTCTGGCCGCTGATGTAGATGCCCGAGCCCTGGATCGGCTCGAAGCGGTTGTTGAAGATGCGGTTGCCGCTGCGCCCGCAGGCGATGCTGTAGTGGTTCGTGACCGTTTGGTTGTTGACGAACAGGTTGTCGCGGACGACCGAGCCGGTGCCGGGATTCAGGCAGCCCTGGCCGCCGAGGAACTCATTGCCGGCGACCTCGGTGCTCGCGAACAGGTTCACGGCCACGGCGGTCTGGTTGTGGCGGTCAATGATGAACGGGGTGTCAATCTCGAAACGGCAGTCCCGCACCTCCGCCTTCGCGATGTCAGCCGCGTTGGTGTTGATGCCCGAGGCCACGACCTTGAGGTTCTCGAGCCTGACGAGGACGTCTTTGGCCGTGGACTGGATGGCCCACGAGCGGATGCCGACGGTGCCGCTCTGGATGACGCCGTTCCTGATGGTGACCGTGCCCGCGCCGTTGACGATGGGGATGCCGAGGGCCTTCTCCTTGCCGAACAGGCTGAAGAAGGCGGTCGCATCGCCGTCGAGGACGCACTTGTAGTAGGCCCAGGGGCGAATCTCCTGCACGATGCCCACGCCCACGTCGAGCGCGGGGCGGATGTCCACCTCGTCAATCAGGCAGTCGCCCTTCTCGGCCTTCACGCGGATGCGGTACTTGCCGGCCGGCTGGCCGAAGAGGAGGGCGAACACCACGCCGCCGCCCAGCTTCGGCGAGCGGGCCACCTCGGGGCAGGCGGGCCGCACGTTGTTGCCGAAGCGGAACTTGCAGTCCACGGGCCGCCCCTGCGCGTCGTCCACGTTGATCGTCACGGCCATCTCGCGGGTGGCCACGGCGCACAGGGCGTAGTAGGGGCGGTCGGCGACGGGCAGGGTGATGTAGGGCGAGAGGAGTTCCTGGCCCTCGGGCAACTCGCAGATGCTCTTGCCGATCATCGGTCGAACGTCGGCCGAGACCACTTTGGCCC
Above is a genomic segment from Planctomycetota bacterium containing:
- a CDS encoding FlgD immunoglobulin-like domain containing protein, which gives rise to MTRSLLLALGLLLAAPRPSAMGAATAGFPTEDDFVVVSDPASPRVAYALQRERGRLTVVVEAAADGEPTVALGLHGAATLVLSDKDAVVRRSDGAVRFTFSAPGDWSALRLGLAVAWAGGPFGQPRQRERFRHTGGAPHAPLSTNPADWLPLDLAEHEALVADRRKRIAFDFEQPMEGKATIVLEDAAGQRVRNLLAGRPLARGRHRIPWDGLDEQGNVASAGTYRWRAISHPGVRPEYLFSFCNDGNPPWRTGSGTDMWGPDHSTLTAAAAGDEWTFLGGSCAESGYAMVAVDAAGVKRMHYNQVHGTGLWKIALAAGGRFLYAAHDGFAWGQHVDRKKPDWKAPMSLTLMRFDVKSGQVVPFPGNQRFAVVSTLEVGPGSANPKWEGAALGGLAFLDGKLYVSNRASNAVVVLDAETAKKVDDIPLDGPGALAAHAGRLLAVSKNAIVRVDPVSKKAERVVAGLGSPEGVAADAAGRVYVSDGQSHTVRVFDAGGRALREIGKPGGPYAGPYDPERMVHPRGLAVAPNGWLWVTEERWNPKRAVAWDLAAAKVAKEKFGPTAYGASEAGFDEADPTRWIGQGAAWKLDFARKGAAPTSILFTRPGHVGGFFKQAQYAFHRQDGRTFVVGLGGVTSISELRPDGTLRDLAFVGSTHRLCFACDWNPPAAFVEAFDAAYPTRKGKHADKGPGVLWVDSNGDGLCQADEFDFSTESDHFAGAYWGHRLHDLTIRVPATVRGRRVLVTLEPQGFLPSGAPKYPKLNAACAAAKPVDLGGNEIETAVDRFGRVVANSDPEMKCFAPDGRTLWAYPNRWTNVHGSHNAPLPETGVMQGALYFLGMARFDDQADVFVMNGNHGRFFALTSDGFYLDEMFKDVRMGAAIDAYLIGGECFGGFFGRAAPDGTFYLQSGHTDYRLFRLHGLAEARRSQGTVTVAPEQAIAAANNQVRTAASAAAGVREAAGPFRSTPPTIDGNDGDWPRSPAVRWDKSGKFPVTARIAWDARCLYLFYHVQDPSPWVNEGKDWTALFKTGDSVDLQLGADPKADPTRRGPVPGDLRLLLAPFQGKPVAVLYRHRAPGAADPVTFTSPWRSEKVDSVALVDGAKIAVTKGADDYRVEAAIPLAALGLKPPGVFRADFGALYGDPSGAITMLRSYWANQATGLVNDVPGEIMLHPNLWGTLKLEGAQE
- a CDS encoding SUMF1/EgtB/PvdO family nonheme iron enzyme — its product is MAITLRRAAWLWVVAGCVSAHAGEVVMHTEVWDNTPEAFERFDQRIRDYRGRNLLGRKGVAVVPDRGNTIGGVPCLHDGDAGERGGEGRANVNGSPSVVAFYLGQPKPITQVGVFSFNGDRRANQDFEVRFADNSANPGKLPQFPEGPHLTSGDKILGRNGGGFHTWFVEKGGGTLVPGKADWVEFRLWRTYSVEAGQPAKTDRPNGWSAIVELEVFGDEGDVVTPSKEELDRRAALKKAPRQPAYEKKATWQETMIAAREGIVRWETELDLLVAPDAGVTFGPWHLIGPFAAGSKEARETEGARRIDLAKGWRQLPELKDGAMAELARPLNAKPGEMIFLCRTARIERVLDRQNPFAIGLGLGAGRVSLLPHRRTVAARRPDEPAAPNQVTWALQDGQGDYQVLAALPVAADGTAAFWFTPQPPGTRPGAGSDNHRIGRREALYEQLKKDFPDPVSVKQIAWEQEDSIWIAFERRAMSNYQKFLSDWVPGNPLFLVRQYTEAADLRRAKLEKALLAEPDALRASVGRWLEAARGAATPSDVAAARARYYALATVQEAVAEAHRVESMRLAVEDQRETFGERYPKAAEYLARIAALAGQADAALAAALAGRADALAAVLGVRAEADQASSEILLANPLLVGMDKLLLVRGGPGFTSNWSGPNSLGSELVVLSPVRPDGEVKVIHTAQGSLSNFDLRFDAAKILYSNGRHLFEVNADGTGLRQITNQADPHVFHYDPCYLPDGNILFVSTACEQAVPCTGQWYVGNIHLTDAEGRNERRITFDQDHSWNPTVLNNGRVVYTRWEYTDTPHYFSRLLFHMNPDGTEQMEYYGSNSYWPNAMYWPRPIPGHPTAIACIVSGHHGVGRMGEFLLLDPAKGRQEADGVVQRIPGRGQRVEPIIEDGLVSESWPRFAMPCPLAEPETNLGAGKYFLVTCKLTPWSPWGLYLVDVFDNMTPLLMGGYSMATPLRPRPRPPVIPPKVDLASREGAVYMVDIYSEGNLKGYPRGSIKALRVGTHHYRYGDNGDTYASSHDGGWDVKRILGTAPVYPDGSAHFLVPANTPIFIQPLDAEGKAVQTMRSWFTAMPGETLSCTGCHERQNTVPRNILTEGVKRRPVALTPWHGPARGFSFDREVQPVLDRRCAGCHDEKHRLDLRAKRLHKNPGDRYSPAYINLARYVRRAGYEADYHLAAPAEWEATTSHLVQMLKKGHNNVQLTPDEWERLYAWIDFNVPYPANWRESHRPPTDEQVERRAKYKKLHANLDDQDEAPLPLPEVVAFEPPAPEPPRPAPVQLDGWPLKPEDAARLQRETKLDTLALDLGSGVTMTLVPVPAGRFVMGDVAGFPDEFPETVAVIAQPFYIGQFEVTNEQYAQFDPAHDSAYMDGRGKDRFTRGYPVNEPRQPVIRVTWHQAMAFCDWLSRRTGQRVTLPTEAQWEWACRAGTATPWSFGAKANSVANFADASIAGWNWGRCEPDYSDGARFSVPGGQFKPNAWGLYDMHGNVAEWTLSSYRPYPYHPGDGRDDPRSGEPKVVRGGSWNDLLAFGRSASRWGYPPHQPVYNVGFRVVVTPERKVALQPAAR